From Pan paniscus chromosome 6, NHGRI_mPanPan1-v2.0_pri, whole genome shotgun sequence, one genomic window encodes:
- the LOC100981101 gene encoding olfactory receptor 10AC1 — MDSPSNATVPCGFLLQGFSEFPHLRPVLFLLLLGVHLATLGGNLLILVAVASMPSRQPMLLFLCQLSAIELCYTLVVVPRSLVDLSTPGHRRGSPISFLSCAFQMQMFVALGGAECFLLAAMAYDRYVAICHPLRYAAVVTPGLCARLALACCLGGLAVSVGLTVAIFHLPFCGSRLLLHFFCDITALLHLACTRSYADELPLLGACLVLLLLPSVLILVSYGAIAAALRRLRCPKGRGKAASTCALHLAVTFLHYGCATFMYVRPRASYSPRLDRTLALVYTNVTPLLYPLIYSLRNREITAALSRVLGRRRPGQAPGGDLREL; from the coding sequence ATGGACAGTCCCAGCAATGCCACCGTGCCCTGTGGCTTTCTCCTTCAAGGCTTCTCCGAATTCCCGCACCTGAGACCCGTGCTCTTCCTTTTGCTGCTGGGGGTGCACCTGGCCACCCTGGGCGGGAACCTGCTCATCCTGGTGGCCGTGGCCTCGATGCCAAGCCGGCAGCCCATGCTGCTCTTCCTGTGCCAGCTGTCAGCCATCGAGCTGTGCTACACGCTGGTGGTGGTGCCCCGCTCCCTGGTCGACCTGAGCACGCCGGGCCACCGCAGGGGCAGCCCTATCTCCTTCCTGAGCTGCGCCTTTCAGATGCAGATGTTTGTGGCTCTGGGCGGGGCCGAGTGCTTCCTGCTGGCCGCCATGGCCTATGACCGCTACGTGGCCATCTGCCACCCGCTGCGCTACGCGGCCGTGGTGACCCCCGGGCTGTGCGCGCGACTGGCTCTGGCCTGCTGCCTCGGGGGACTGGCGGTGTCCGTGGGGCTCACGGTGGCCATCTTCCACCTGCCTTTCTGCGGCTCCCGCCTGCTGCTGCACTTCTTCTGCGACATCACGGCgctgctgcacctggcctgcacGCGGAGCTACGCCGACGAGCTGCCTCTGCTGGGCGCCTgcctggtgctgctgctgctgccctcgGTGCTCATCCTGGTCTCCTATGGCGCCATCGCCGCCGCCCTGCGCCGCCTGCGCTGCCCCAAAGGCCGGGGCAAGGCCGCCTCCACCTGCGCCTTGCACCTGGCAGTCACCTTCCTGCACTACGGCTGCGCCACCTTCATGTACGTGCGGCCCAGGGCCAGCTACTCCCCGCGCCTGGACCGCACCCTGGCGCTGGTCTACACCAACGTCACGCCGCTGCTGTACCCACTCATCTACAGCCTGCGCAACCGCGAGATCACCGCCGCCCTGAGCAGGGTGCTGGGGCGCCGGCGGCCAGGCCAAGCTCCAGGCGGGGATCTGCGCGAGCTCTGA